The proteins below are encoded in one region of Coffea arabica cultivar ET-39 chromosome 4c, Coffea Arabica ET-39 HiFi, whole genome shotgun sequence:
- the LOC113739467 gene encoding E3 ubiquitin-protein ligase AIRP2, which produces MMDYYQLASSSSYQESILALEADIRHANALAASISRTSNNACLHLRLVYNNLAPLFLFLLQWIDFSCTCLLPSYLNLFHIVVYEVTSDGKQMFASHGRRATVREFYAVILPSLQCLGDNSPELLSDKDKGQSLKVIVRNKIGGSNKQVDGDLEREDECGICLEPCTRMVLPNCCHAMCINCYRDWNLRSASCPFCRGSLKRVNSGDLWVLTCEKEVADKDALLREETLRFYLYINSLPKDTPDALFLVYYEYLI; this is translated from the exons ATGATGGATTACTATCAGCTTGCTAGTTCCAGTTCTTATCAAGAATCCATTTTGGCCCTCGAAGCAGATATTCGCCATGCCAATGCCTt GGCGGCTTCCATTTCAAGAACAAGCAATAATGCTTGTTTGCACTTGAGATTAGTCTACAATAACTTGGCACCTTTATTTCTGTTTCTGCTGCAATGGATAGATTTCTCATGCACATGCCTGCTTCCAAGCTACTTGAATCTCTTCCACATCGTTGTATATGAG GTTACCTCTGATGGTAAGCAGATGTTTGCCTCACATGGAAGGAGAGCAACTGTTAGAGAATTTTATG ctgtTATATTACCATCACTACAGTGCCTTGGTGACAACTCGCCTGAGCTACTTAGTGATAAAGACAAAGGTCAGAGCTTAAAGGTGATCGTAAGAAACAAAATTGGAGGAAGTAACAAGCAAGTTGATGGTGATTTGGAGAGAGAAGATGAATGTGGGATCTGCTTGGAACCCTGCACCAGAATGGTTTTGCCTAACTGCTGCCACGCAATGTGCATCAATTGCTACCGTGACTG GAACCTGAGATCAGCATCATGCCCATTTTGCCGAGGTAGCCTGAAGAGAGTAAACTCAGGGGACTTATGGGTTCTCACCTGTGAAAAGGAAGTAGCTGATAAGGACGCTCTTCTGAGAGAGGAGACATTGCGTTTTTACCTCTATATAAATAGTCTTCCTAAGGATACTCCTGATGCTCTTTTCTTGGTTTACTATGAGTACTTAATTTGA